The Agrobacterium vitis region TTCAGTGTCTTCAGAGAGGGGTCTTATCATCAAGAAAGGCAAGCATTGGCTGCATGAAGGCGCGCACAGCAAGGTCAGCTTGATCGGGGTCGCCGCTGGCAATGGCATCGACAATGGCGCGGTGGGCATCAAGGTCCGGTTCCGGCAAAAGGCCACCGGTGGTCGCTTCGATGGTCTGGGTAACCGAGCGGGTGAAAAACTCGTAAAGCTCCAGCATGGCGGCGTTTTCCGATGCGGCGATCACCGCCCGGTGAAAGGCCAGATCGCGGGCGATAAAAGCGTTACGGTCGGGATCGGCGCCGGAATGGCCGCGCTGATCCAGCAGGGCGTGCAATTGCCTGACGGTGGCGGGTCTTGCCCTGACGGTGGCCAGCCGGGCGCCCTCGACATCCAGTGCCAGCCGAGCCTCCAGCCGGTCGCGCAGGCTGGTGCGGTGAGCAAGATCCAGCGGTTCCGGGGTGATGCGATCCTTCACGACATAGGTGCCGGAGCCCTGGCGGGTTTCCAGCAAGCCCTGCGCCACCAGCACCCGCACGGCTTCGCGGATCGTGCCGCGGCTGACATGCAGCGCCTCAGACAGGCTTTGCTCGTTCGGCAATTTTTCGCCGACCCGCCACGTCCCACGGCCAAGGGCGGTTCGAATGCGTTCGGCGGCCCCATCGGCCAGATTGGTTTTTTGTAGAGGTCTCATCCGACAATTGATAAAGTCATCCGATGACTTTATCAATTGTCGGATGCGCATTTATTTCAGTGGATCTATATGGGCGGTTCGCTTCGCGCATGATAGGGACCGCTAATTCGCTCCTTTTTTATTAAGGCCTACAGTCGTGATCCGTTCCCTCCTTGCCAATTTTCAGACCTCTCGTGCCACCGGTCCGGCCATCATGCTGGCGGGGATGCTGATGTTTGCGCTGAACGATGCCATGGCCAAGGCGCTTGTCGCTCATTACGGGCTGGGTCAGGTCGTGGTGCTGCGCAGCCTGGCGGCTTTGCTCCTGCTTTTGCCGTTTCTGGTGCGAGATGGGCTTGCGCCGATCCTCAGCGTTGAACGGCCCTGGATGCAGCTGGCGCGGGTGACGTGCTCGACAGTGGAAATCATCGGCTTCTATTATGCGGTCAGCTATCTGCCGCTGGCCGATGTGATGACCTATTGGCTGGCCGCGCCGATCTATGTGGCCGCCTGCGCGCCCTTTCTGCTGGGCGAAAAGCTTGGCTGGCGGCGCATCACCGCCATCGTGGTCGGTTTTATCGGCGTGATCATCACGCTGGAACCGTCGCGGGCGATGTTTTCGGCACCGGCGCTGATTTCCATTATCGGCAGCGCGGCCTTTGCTTTCATGATGCTGTCAGGCCGTTCGCTGCGGGCTACGCCGGATAAGTTGCTGGTGCTGTTCCAGGTAACGGCGGCGCTGGTTGGCGGATTGTTTTTCGCGCCCTTCGACTGGGTCGAGATCGGTTCCGTCACCGATATCGTCATGCTGGGCCTGCTCGGCATCGTCGCCATGGCGGCGCATATGCTGGTCAATCGCGCCCTGAAAATATCCGATGCCGCAGCGGTTGCGCCCTTGCAATATACGCTGCTGCTGTGGGCTGTGCTGTTCGGCTGGCTATTCTTTGGCGATGTGCCGCGCACCGGCATGGTGATCGGCGCAGCCCTGATTATCGGCTCCGGCCTGTTCATTTTCTTCCGTGAGCGGCATTTGAACAAGACTGACAGCGTGCTGCCGGCGGTGCCGGAATAGAGGTTATTGTTTCGGCTCTGGCCTGCTGACCACGAAAGCCGCCGAGCAGAGAAGAATAATCCCGGTGCCAACGCGCACGTAAAGTGGTGCGGACGAGAAGAACCACATCACGGCAAAGCTCAGCCCCATCGCCACAACGGCGGCGACCTTGGCGCGCCGCGAGATTGCGCCCTGGCGTCGCCAGTCCATTAGCGGCTGGCCAAAACGGGGATGGTCAAGCAACCATTGCTCAAAGCGCGGCGAGGAGCGGGCAAACAGGGCGGCGGCAAGGATGATGAACGGCGTGGTCGGCAGCACCGGCACGAAAATACCGACAATGCCGAGCCCGACGAAAAACCAGCCCAAGCCCAGCAATATCAGCCGCATGTATACTCCCTCAAACCAGATCCTATCCATGATACAGGATTTCTTGGGTATGTACTCCAGGGGCGGATAGATCAATTTCTCTATCTGCCAGCGCATGTTGACGTCAACGCTGGCAGACAGTGGATGCAGCGCTATGCCTTATGGGCAGAAACGGCGGCATCATAGGCCGCGACCAGCGTTGCGGCGCGTTGCTTGACCACATCGGCCTTGTCACCAGGCTTGTAGAGGCTGGTGCCGATGCCGAAGGCCCGGACGCCCGCTTTCAGGTAGTCGCCGAAATTGTTTTCGCCAACGCCGCCAACGGCGCCGATTGGGAAATTGGCGGGCAGAATGGCCTTGATGGCATTGATGCCGCTTGGACCCAGAACGCTGGCGGGGAAGAATTTGATCGCCGAGGCTCCGGCCTTGATGGCGGCCAGCGCTTCGGTCGGGGTAAAGGCGCCGGGCATCGACACCATGCCCAGCCGGGCGGCTTGGCCAATGACTGCCGGGTCGGTGTTCGGTGTCACCAGAAGGTTGCCGCCAACACTGTGCAATTGCTCGACCGAACCGGCATCGAGAACGGTGCCTGCGCCGATCAGCACGCCGTCCGGCGCACGCTTGCGGGCCTTTTCAATCGAGATGAACGGATCAGGTGAATTCAGCGGCACTTCGATGGCCTCGAAGCCTTCTTCCAGAAGCACATCGACAACACTTTCGATGTCGTCTGGACCGATGCCGCGCAGGATGGCGACCAGTTCGCGCTTCAACTGCGGCCATGGGGTATGGGTGGTGGTCATGATCTGTCCTAACGTCAGTTTTGAAGAATGGCCTTGGCGGCAGCAAACAGACCGTCGCGCACCAGGGCGCTGCCGTCAAGAATGCTGGCCTTGCCGTCCGCCAGGGTGATCGCCTTGGCATAGAGCGCCGAGAGCGCTTTTGAACCGACGATATGCACGGTCTTGCCGGAACGGACCCACTCGCGCATGCCGTTGATTTCGGCGCCGATCAGCAGGCCGGACAATCGGCTGGCCGCCTCGTTGGCTCCAGGCGTGGAAAGCAGACCGGCGGCACGGATCGAAAACAGGCTGGTGGTCAGCGCGAAATTTTCGCTGAGCGCTTCGGTGACCGCATCGGCAAACACCGTCTGATCGGTTTCCGCCGGGGCTTGCTGGATCGACAGGCGCAGGATCGATTGTTTGGCGAGCAGATCGAAGAGTTCGCCGGTCATGACCGTGCGAAATCTCTGCACCTCGCCGTTTTCCAGATCCACCCATTTGCAATGGGTGCCGGGCATGCAGATCACGCCCGAAGCAATGCCGCCCGCTACGACACCGGCAAGCTGGGTTTCTTCGCCGCGCATCACATCGAAAGGGCCGGTCTCTTTCTGGCATAGGCCTGGCAGGATATAAACCGGACGCGATGCTTTCGGGCTGACGGTATGGTGATGAAGACCGGACAGTGAGGCAGGTGTTTCGACATAGGGCGCTTCCAGCCAACCGGCCCGCGCGCCTGCCATGCCAGCGATCACCACCGGCAGGTCCAGAGGCGCTGACAGCGCCTCCAGATGTTCTTCCAACACGGCGGCAAACCGGTTGTCCGCCGCGCAGGCCGACATGCCATCGGCAGACTGGCGCTCGCCCAGCACATTGCCCGCGACATCCACCAGCCAGAGGCGGAAATTGCTGGTGCCCCAATCGGCAAGCCCAACGAAGGGCTTGCCGGTCTCTGCACCCGTTTCGGTTTTGTCAGCCATGCTGTTCGACCGCGCTTATTGCAGGTCTTCCGGCAGCAGGGCGACCGGAATGTTCTGATAGCTGACCGGACGCAGGAAGCGGCGGATCGCCATGGTGCCAACAGAGGTTGCGCCGAAATTGGTGGTGGCCGGATAAGGTCCGCCATGCACCATGGCATCGCAAACCTCGACACCGGTCGGGAAACCGTTGGCCAGCACGCGGCCGGACTTGCGCTCCAGGATTGGCAGCAGCTTGCGGGCGATCTGCGCGTCGGCATCGTCCATCTGTAGCGTCGTGGTCAACTGGCCAACCAGGCTTTCGGCAATGCCGACCATTTCATCTTCGTCCTTGACGGTGACGAATACGCCGAGCGGACCGAAGACTTCTTCGCTCAGCACATGGTTTGCCAGCCAGTTTTCACCTGTTGTGGCAAACAGATAGGGCTTGGCATTGCGCAGGTCGCAGGTGGAGGTCAGCACGGACTGGACGCCCGAGGTTTCCTCGATGCGCTTGGCACCTTCGCGGTAGGCATTGGCAATGCCATCGGTCAGCATGGTCTGGGCATTGGCGGCAGCCAGCGCCGTCTTGGCGGTTTCAAGGAAGGCGTCGGCTTCTGGGCCTTCCTGGATGATGGCGA contains the following coding sequences:
- a CDS encoding FadR/GntR family transcriptional regulator, translating into MRPLQKTNLADGAAERIRTALGRGTWRVGEKLPNEQSLSEALHVSRGTIREAVRVLVAQGLLETRQGSGTYVVKDRITPEPLDLAHRTSLRDRLEARLALDVEGARLATVRARPATVRQLHALLDQRGHSGADPDRNAFIARDLAFHRAVIAASENAAMLELYEFFTRSVTQTIEATTGGLLPEPDLDAHRAIVDAIASGDPDQADLAVRAFMQPMLAFLDDKTPL
- a CDS encoding DMT family transporter, with product MLAGMLMFALNDAMAKALVAHYGLGQVVVLRSLAALLLLLPFLVRDGLAPILSVERPWMQLARVTCSTVEIIGFYYAVSYLPLADVMTYWLAAPIYVAACAPFLLGEKLGWRRITAIVVGFIGVIITLEPSRAMFSAPALISIIGSAAFAFMMLSGRSLRATPDKLLVLFQVTAALVGGLFFAPFDWVEIGSVTDIVMLGLLGIVAMAAHMLVNRALKISDAAAVAPLQYTLLLWAVLFGWLFFGDVPRTGMVIGAALIIGSGLFIFFRERHLNKTDSVLPAVPE
- a CDS encoding YbaN family protein — protein: MRLILLGLGWFFVGLGIVGIFVPVLPTTPFIILAAALFARSSPRFEQWLLDHPRFGQPLMDWRRQGAISRRAKVAAVVAMGLSFAVMWFFSSAPLYVRVGTGIILLCSAAFVVSRPEPKQ
- a CDS encoding 2-dehydro-3-deoxy-6-phosphogalactonate aldolase, with the translated sequence MTTTHTPWPQLKRELVAILRGIGPDDIESVVDVLLEEGFEAIEVPLNSPDPFISIEKARKRAPDGVLIGAGTVLDAGSVEQLHSVGGNLLVTPNTDPAVIGQAARLGMVSMPGAFTPTEALAAIKAGASAIKFFPASVLGPSGINAIKAILPANFPIGAVGGVGENNFGDYLKAGVRAFGIGTSLYKPGDKADVVKQRAATLVAAYDAAVSAHKA
- a CDS encoding 2-dehydro-3-deoxygalactonokinase: MADKTETGAETGKPFVGLADWGTSNFRLWLVDVAGNVLGERQSADGMSACAADNRFAAVLEEHLEALSAPLDLPVVIAGMAGARAGWLEAPYVETPASLSGLHHHTVSPKASRPVYILPGLCQKETGPFDVMRGEETQLAGVVAGGIASGVICMPGTHCKWVDLENGEVQRFRTVMTGELFDLLAKQSILRLSIQQAPAETDQTVFADAVTEALSENFALTTSLFSIRAAGLLSTPGANEAASRLSGLLIGAEINGMREWVRSGKTVHIVGSKALSALYAKAITLADGKASILDGSALVRDGLFAAAKAILQN